Proteins found in one Quercus robur chromosome 2, dhQueRobu3.1, whole genome shotgun sequence genomic segment:
- the LOC126713856 gene encoding LEAF RUST 10 DISEASE-RESISTANCE LOCUS RECEPTOR-LIKE PROTEIN KINASE-like 2.5 isoform X3: MLTWNARNPQCDTCLGAGGLCGSDPNTSAFACHCQNGTFVSGCAGPVSSSRSSSKLKREIVIGITAAVLGTIVVFIIICCLRREQLSKALIFRRTARKNDENVKAFILNYGSLAPKHYSYAEIKKMTNSFINKLGQGGYSNVYKGKLPNGKLVAVKVLSESKGNGEDFINEVASICRTSHVNIVTLLGFSYEKNKRALIYEFMPNGSLDKFIYHRESSATNCRLEWKTLYKIAVDIARGLEYLHRGCSTRILHFDIKPQNILLDEDFNPKISNFGLAKLCQRKDSIVSMNGMRGTAGYIAPEVFSRSFGGVSHKSDVYSYGMLVLEMVGGRKNFDAGVSNCSEKYFPDWIYKDLELDLDGRTRGVITEEEETSSKMILVSLWCIQTNPADRPSMNKVVEMLEGTLHSLQIPPKPFLCSPKVSPMESSTTS, from the exons ATGTTGACTTGGAATGCAAGAAATCCCCAGTGTGATACATGCCTAGGGGCCGGAGGGCTTTGTGGTTCTGACCCAAACACAAGTGCATTTGCTTGCCACTGTCAAAACGGGACTTTTGTATCCGGGTGTGCTGGACCTGTATCATCATCAA GATCATCTTCCAAGCTGAAGCGTGAAATTGTCATAG GCATTACGGCTGCTGTGCTTGGGACTATAGTAGTCTTTATCATAATATGCTGCCTTAGAAGAGAACAATTGAGTAAGGCATTGATCTTTAGGAGGACAGCAAGGAAAAACGATGAAAATGTCAAGGCATTTATATTGAATTATGGTTCACTTGCTCCCAAGCACTATAGTTATGCAGAGATCAAGAAGATGACCAACTCATTCATAAACAAACTAGGCCAAGGAGGATATAGCAATGTATACAAAGGAAAGCTGCCAAATGGTAAGCTCGTGGCAGTAAAAGTTCTAAGTGAATCCAAAGGCAATGGAGAAGATTTTATTAATGAAGTTGCTAGCATTTGTAGGACTTCTCATGTTAATATAGTCACTCTTTTAGGTTTCAGTTATGAAAAGAACAAGCGAGCtctaatatatgaatttatgcCCAATGGATCTCTAGATAAATTCATATATCATCGAGAATCTTCAGCAACAAATTGTCGCTTGGAATGGAAAACATTGTACAAAATTGCAGTTGACATTGCTCGTGGACTAGAGTATTTACATCGAGGTTGTAGCACAAGGATTTTGCATTTTGACATAAAGCCTCAAAATATTCTTTTAGATGAagatttcaacccaaaaatctcTAATTTTGGCCTTGCTAAACTATGCCAAAGAAAAGATAGCATTGTATCAATGAATGGCATGAGAGGAACAGCAGGGTACATTGCCCCAGAAGTATTTAGTCGGAGCTTTGGAGGAGTCTCTCACAAGTCTGATGTCTATAGTTATGGAATGCTGGTTCTTGAAATGGTTGGAGGAAGAAAGAATTTTGATGCTGGAGTGTCTAATTGcagtgaaaaatattttccagattgGATTTATAAGGATCTTGAACTAGATTTGGATGGAAGAACTCGTGGGGTCATCACAGAGGAAGAAGAGACATCAAGTAAGATGATCCTGGTGAGTTTATGGTGCATTCAGACAAATCCAGCTGATCGACCATCCATGAATAAGGTGGTAGAGATGTTAGAAGGAACTCTTCATTCCTTACAGATACCCCCAAAGCCTTTCTTGTGTTCGCCTAAAGTGTCACCAATGGAGTCTTCAACAACTTCATGA